In Candidatus Polarisedimenticolia bacterium, the genomic window CCGTGGCGGCGGACATCCTGGTCGGGGGGCCTCTGACGGGGGCCGCCATGAACCCGGCGCGCTCTTTCGGCCCGGCGCTTGCCTCGGCCCACTGGACCAACTTTCTGGTCTACTGGATCGGTCCCTTGCTCGGCGCCGGCGCGGCGGCCTTCCTCTACAGCAACTTTCTCTTGAAGAAGAGCTGACCACCCGGCGAAGCCGGGGCTGCGATGGGCGTCTCCGGTGGTGGTGCGGCGCCGTCGAAGCGCGCTTCGTTGATCCCGGCCCCTGAGTGCGCTAGCATGCCGCGAGCCGAGAATTCACGGTGGAAATGCGCGGCGCCCTGCCGCGATGCGGCCTTTCCGCCGAGGAGGTCCTCATGAGCAAGTCCTCTCGCCAGCGCGCCTCCCAGGAGGCGGTGACCCAGATGTTTCACGCGCGCCGGGGCGTCGTGACCGAAGCGATGCGCGCCATCGGCGAGAAAGAGCGGGTGGATCCCGATCTGATTCGCGCCGAGGTGGCGCGCGGCCGGCTGGTGATTCCCGCCAACATCCATCATCGGGGGCTCGTGCCGATGGGGATCGGCCTGGCGCTTTCCTGCAAGATCAACGCGAACATCGGAAACTCCTCGGTCTCCTCCGACACGGGGGAGGAGCTGAAGAAGCTGGACACCGCGGTGAAGCTGGGGGCCGACACGGTGATGGATTTGAGCACCGGCGGAGACATCGACGCGATCCGCGAGACGATCATCGCCCACAGCCCCGTGCCCATCGGCACGGTCCCGATTTACCAGGTGGTCTCGGGTCTTGATTCGATCGAGCATATGAAGGCCGAAGACCTGCTGGACATGGTCGAGCAGCAGGCGCGCCAGGGAGTGGATTACATGACGCTCCATGCCGGCGTCCTGTTGCGCCATCTGTCCCTGGCCAGGAACCGGATCACGGGGATCGTCAGCCGGGGCGGCGCGCTGCTGGCCGCCTGGATGATGGCGCACCGCCAGGAAAATCCCCTCTACGTGCACTGGGACCGGATCCTGGACATCTGCCGCGCGCACGACGTCACGATCAGCGCCGGCGACGGGCTGCGCCCGGGCTGCCTCGCGGACGCTTCCGACGCGGCGCAGTTCGCCGAGCTGGAGACCCTTGGGGAGCTGACCCGCCGGGCCTGGGATCGCGACGTTCAGGTGATGATCGAGGGACCGGGCCACGTCCCGATGGACCAGATCGCCATGAACGTGGAGATGCAGCAGCGCATCTGCCATGAGGCGCCGTTCTATGTGCTCGGCCCCCTGGTGACCGACATCGCTCCGGGCTACGACCACATCACCTCGGCAATCGGGGCCGCCCTGGCGGGCCAGGCGGGCGCCTCCCTGCTCTGTTACGTGACCCCCAAGGAGCACCTGGGGCTACCCAACGAGCAGGACGTGCGCCAGGGCGTCATTGCCTACAAGATCGCCGCCCACGCCGCCGACGTTGCCCGCGGGCGGCCGGGCGCGCGCGATCGGGACGACGAGCTGTCGCGGGCCCGCTTCAACTTCGACTGGGAGCGGCAGTTCGAGCTGTCGCTCGACCCGGACACGGCCCGCGCCATGCACGACGAGACGCTGCCCGCGGAGTACTTCAAGAGCGCCGAGTTCTGCTCCATGTGCGGTCCAAAATTCTGCTCCATGCAGAGCAAATACCGCCTGGACGGCATCGACGAGATTCTTTCCGAGATCGGTCCGGACTCGGCGCCCGGCGCCGCCCCGGCGGAGGGCTTCCGGAGGCCCCCGGCCGCGATCCCCATGGCGGGACCCCGGCATTGATCGCAGCGCCTTCGGGGCATTCTTAACTCTTTTGAATTGTGAGGTTTCTGCGCGAGAAGGGGGCCGGCGCAGGGGCGGAATTGCGCCCCACTCGATTCTTGCTATAATACGCTCCCTTTTTTCAGGGTTGGGGCAATCACGAAAACCTACCGTTCGACTCCCGGCTCCAAGCGATACCGCGGACTTCCGCAGGCGTTCGCCGGCGGAAGAGTGCACCCGGATTCGGCCCCCAAGGCCGAAATGCGAGGGAGGTGAGGAAACCGGATTCGGGGCACATGGACGCTCGGTCAACCCCCCCGGCGCGTAAGCAATCTGGCCGGAGGATCACAAAACGCACAGGAGGGAGAAACGATGAAGCGATCTTGGTTGGGATTCGCAGTACTTGCCCTGGCGCTGGCGGCAGTCGCGTGCGCCAAGCCGCCGCAGGCGGACATCGATGCGGCCAAGGCTGCGATGGATGACGCTCAGGCGAGTTCGGAAAAGTGGGCTTCTGCCGAGTGGCAGGCCGCCCAGTCGAGCATGAGCGCTGCCCAGGCGGAGATCGACGCGCAGAATCAGAAGTGGATCAAGAACTACGACAAGGCCAAGGAGCTGCTGGCCCAGGCCAAAGCGGACGCCGAGAAGGCAAAGGCCGCGGCGGCCACCAACCTGGAGACCGCGAAGAACGAGGCCAACACGGCGGTCACCGACGCCGGCACGGCGCTCGAGGCGGCCAAGGAAGCGGTTGCCAAGGCCCCCAAGGGGAAGGACACGAAGGCCGATCTCGCGCTGTTCCAGCAGGATCTCGATGGGCTCCAGACGACGCTGTCCGAGGCGCAGACCGCGCTGCAGAGCGAGGACTACAACACAGCCCGCGACAAGGCGAACTCGGTGAAGGAGAAGGCGACGAGCATCTCCGATCAGATTGCCCAGGCCTCGATGAAGAAGGCGGGTGGGAAGTAAACTCTCGGTATTTCGGGCTCCCGACGCGTCCGGCGGCGATGCTGCGACCAGGCGGCGCCGCCGGACGCTTTTCTTTTGCGCCTTTTTTGCCGCCGCGCTGCTGCATCTCGGCTGCGGCGAGACGGCGCCCCTCGCCGAGCTGGCCCGGGCGCGCAGTGACGTCGAGCGGGCCGTGAAACAGGAGGCGGGTGCCTACGCGCCGGAGGAGCTGGCACAGGCGCAGCAGGCGATGCGGGAGGCGGAGCGCGCGGTGACGGTGCAGGCGGCGCGCTTTGCCGTGCGCCGCGACTACGGCCAGGCCAGGGCCATGCTCGAGCGGGCCCGCTTCTACGCCGTCCAGGCCGCGCGCATTGCCCAGACCCGGCGCGATCAGACCAAGAGCGCCGCGGAGACGGAGATCTCCCGGCTGCAGGATTCGCTATCCCGGGCGCGCGAGATCAAGCGCTTCCTCGCACCGCGCGATCCCGCCATTCATCGCCTGGTCGTGGCCGCCGAGGTCGACGAAGATCTGGCCGAGAAGCGCATGGCCGAGAAGGATTTTGCGGGCGCTCTGGAAGCCGCCCGCAGCGGAACCGGCCGGGTCCAGACGGTTGAGCAGCTCCTGCTGTCCTCCATGGTGCGCTTCACCTCCCATCCCGACCTGTCGTCATGGCGCAGCTGGGTCGACGAAGCTGTGCGGCGCAGCCGCGTCCGGGGCAACGTGGCCTTCGTCGTCGACAAGCTGCGGCGCAAGATGACCGTCTACCGCTCCGGCCGCGCGGTCCGCACGCTGACCGTGGACCTGGGGATCAGCGGCATGGAGCGCAAGCTGCGCTCGGGGGATGACGCCACTCCGGAAGGCCTTTACAAGATTGAGCAGATCCGCTCGCCCGGACAGACGCGCTACCATCGGGCTTTCCTGCTCGACTATCCCAACGAGCAGGACCGCCGGCGCTTCGAGGAAGCGAAGCGCAAGGGACTGGTCCCGCGCGGCGCGGGCCCCGGAGATCTCATCGAGATCCATGGGGAAGGAGGGCGCGACAAGGACTGGACGCGCGGCTGCGTCGCGCTGACGAATCAGGAGATGGACGAGCTCTCGGGCATGGTCAGCGTCGGCACCACGGTGGCCATCGTCGGCTACAACCCGCGTGACGAGGACAATCCATGGTAAGGCTTACGGATTTGCGCCGCGTCGGATTGGCGGTGGCCTGTGTCGCGGCTCTGGCTTCGTCGTGGGTCCTGCCGCTGGGTGCCCGCTCGCGGGAATCGAGAAGGGAGCTGCCGGCGTCGAATGCCGCCCCGGCCCTTTCCCGGCAGTCGCCTGAAGAGGACCCGGACGCGGCACCTCCCCCTCCGGAGGAGGAACAGCCGCCGTCCGATTCGGAAGAAGTCACGGGGACGGAAGAAGGCGCCGAACCGCCGCCGGAGCCGCCACCCATCCTGCAGGAGGTTCCCCCTCCTCCCAAGCCGGCACCGCCGCGCCCCAGGAAGCCCGCCACGCTGCAGGAAAAGCACGATGACGTGCTCAAGCGCATGTCGTCGCTGGCTCCCCGCGGCGTCTATCTGATGATCGACACCGGCACGAACCGTCTCTACCTGATGCGCAACCGCTGCATCTTGCGCGAGGCGGTCTGCTCCACGGGAAGCGGCCGTTTCCTGCCCGATCCCCCCCGCAAGCGCGAATGGACCTTCGACACCCCGAAAGGGGAGTTCCGCATCCGCAGGAAGGTCGAGAACCCCGTCTGGACCAAGCCCGATTGGGCCTTCATCGAGGACGGCGAGCCGATTCCGAAGCGCGACGCCGATCGCGTGACGCCGGATGAGCTGGGCGATTACGCCATGGATCTCGGCGACGGCTATCTGATCCACGGTACGCTCTACGAGCGCTCGCTGGGGATGTCGGTCACCCACGGGTGCGTGCGACTGGGTGCGAAGGATCTCGAGGCCATCTTCAAGGCGGTCCGGGTCGGCACGCCGGTCTATATTTTCTGA contains:
- the thiC gene encoding phosphomethylpyrimidine synthase ThiC, with product MSKSSRQRASQEAVTQMFHARRGVVTEAMRAIGEKERVDPDLIRAEVARGRLVIPANIHHRGLVPMGIGLALSCKINANIGNSSVSSDTGEELKKLDTAVKLGADTVMDLSTGGDIDAIRETIIAHSPVPIGTVPIYQVVSGLDSIEHMKAEDLLDMVEQQARQGVDYMTLHAGVLLRHLSLARNRITGIVSRGGALLAAWMMAHRQENPLYVHWDRILDICRAHDVTISAGDGLRPGCLADASDAAQFAELETLGELTRRAWDRDVQVMIEGPGHVPMDQIAMNVEMQQRICHEAPFYVLGPLVTDIAPGYDHITSAIGAALAGQAGASLLCYVTPKEHLGLPNEQDVRQGVIAYKIAAHAADVARGRPGARDRDDELSRARFNFDWERQFELSLDPDTARAMHDETLPAEYFKSAEFCSMCGPKFCSMQSKYRLDGIDEILSEIGPDSAPGAAPAEGFRRPPAAIPMAGPRH
- a CDS encoding L,D-transpeptidase family protein is translated as MGSKLSVFRAPDASGGDAATRRRRRTLFFCAFFAAALLHLGCGETAPLAELARARSDVERAVKQEAGAYAPEELAQAQQAMREAERAVTVQAARFAVRRDYGQARAMLERARFYAVQAARIAQTRRDQTKSAAETEISRLQDSLSRAREIKRFLAPRDPAIHRLVVAAEVDEDLAEKRMAEKDFAGALEAARSGTGRVQTVEQLLLSSMVRFTSHPDLSSWRSWVDEAVRRSRVRGNVAFVVDKLRRKMTVYRSGRAVRTLTVDLGISGMERKLRSGDDATPEGLYKIEQIRSPGQTRYHRAFLLDYPNEQDRRRFEEAKRKGLVPRGAGPGDLIEIHGEGGRDKDWTRGCVALTNQEMDELSGMVSVGTTVAIVGYNPRDEDNPW
- a CDS encoding L,D-transpeptidase, which codes for MVRLTDLRRVGLAVACVAALASSWVLPLGARSRESRRELPASNAAPALSRQSPEEDPDAAPPPPEEEQPPSDSEEVTGTEEGAEPPPEPPPILQEVPPPPKPAPPRPRKPATLQEKHDDVLKRMSSLAPRGVYLMIDTGTNRLYLMRNRCILREAVCSTGSGRFLPDPPRKREWTFDTPKGEFRIRRKVENPVWTKPDWAFIEDGEPIPKRDADRVTPDELGDYAMDLGDGYLIHGTLYERSLGMSVTHGCVRLGAKDLEAIFKAVRVGTPVYIF